From one Motilibacter aurantiacus genomic stretch:
- a CDS encoding WhiB family transcriptional regulator yields MTATRGEARAELLAHLEHLADTGYPSPCRAVPIPERAVWTSDTPADQQLAARLCQTCPALAACGEYGTAYPKEAGVYGGLTETDRRKR; encoded by the coding sequence ATGACCGCCACCCGGGGCGAGGCCCGCGCCGAGCTCCTGGCCCACCTCGAGCACCTGGCCGACACCGGCTACCCGTCGCCCTGCCGGGCCGTCCCGATCCCCGAGCGGGCCGTGTGGACATCCGACACCCCGGCAGATCAGCAGCTAGCCGCCCGGCTCTGCCAGACGTGTCCGGCCCTGGCCGCCTGTGGCGAGTACGGCACCGCATACCCGAAGGAGGCCGGCGTGTACGGCGGCCTGACCGAGACCGACCGAAGGAAGCGATGA